A window of Sporohalobacter salinus contains these coding sequences:
- the cysS gene encoding cysteine--tRNA ligase — protein MSLQIYNTLTQQKEEFVPISEEEVKIYSCGPTVYDFFHIGNARAFIVPDILKRYLKYKGYDVLHVTNFTDVDDKMINRADEEEIEIEELADRFITAYFEDTESLNIQKADVYPKATEHVSDIIKLVKRLEDKGYAYEVDGDVFFAVRKFADYGKLSNQNLEELSAGSRVDVNEKKEDPLDFVLWKKSKEGEPSWESPWGAGRPGWHIECSAMSMCYLGEKFDFHTGGVDLVFPHHENEIAQNEAAADGQVVNYWLHNGYINVDGEKMSKSLGNFFTTRDILQDYSAEVLRFFLISKHYRSPINFSDAELDNAKKGLQRLQNTVSKLKDLLSKDQADLNPGDKEKTQKLEEKIKAKRQKFEKAMDDDLNTALAIGALHELAKEINIVINDADFELTQTTAAVLQKAYDTFEELSQQVLGINLEREDNISDDNLTADLIELLLEVRSKARKDKNWELADQIRDELAKLGIVLEDTPQGTDWKLE, from the coding sequence ATGTCACTACAGATATATAATACTTTAACTCAACAGAAAGAAGAGTTTGTACCGATAAGTGAAGAGGAAGTTAAAATCTATTCATGTGGTCCGACAGTTTATGATTTTTTTCATATTGGTAATGCTCGGGCTTTTATAGTACCCGATATCTTAAAGAGATACCTAAAATATAAAGGATATGATGTTCTACATGTTACTAACTTTACTGATGTTGATGATAAAATGATTAATCGGGCGGATGAGGAAGAAATTGAGATTGAAGAATTAGCTGATAGATTTATTACTGCTTACTTTGAAGACACTGAAAGTTTAAATATTCAAAAGGCAGATGTTTATCCTAAGGCAACGGAACATGTTTCTGATATTATTAAGTTAGTTAAGAGATTAGAAGATAAGGGATATGCTTATGAAGTAGATGGTGATGTTTTCTTTGCTGTTAGAAAGTTTGCTGATTATGGAAAGCTATCTAATCAAAATTTAGAAGAATTGTCAGCCGGATCTAGAGTTGATGTTAATGAAAAAAAGGAGGATCCATTGGATTTTGTCCTTTGGAAAAAGAGTAAAGAAGGTGAGCCTTCTTGGGAGAGTCCCTGGGGTGCTGGGAGACCAGGCTGGCATATAGAATGCTCAGCTATGTCAATGTGTTATTTAGGTGAAAAGTTTGATTTTCATACTGGAGGGGTTGATTTAGTATTTCCTCATCATGAGAATGAAATTGCTCAGAATGAAGCAGCAGCAGATGGGCAAGTAGTTAACTATTGGCTTCATAATGGATATATTAATGTTGATGGAGAGAAGATGTCTAAATCACTTGGTAATTTCTTTACTACTAGAGATATTTTGCAAGATTATAGTGCAGAAGTGTTAAGATTTTTCTTGATTTCTAAACATTATCGGAGTCCGATAAATTTTAGTGATGCCGAACTTGATAATGCAAAAAAAGGTTTACAGAGGTTACAGAATACTGTCAGTAAGCTAAAAGATTTATTGTCAAAAGATCAAGCAGATTTAAATCCAGGAGATAAAGAAAAAACACAAAAATTAGAAGAGAAAATTAAAGCTAAAAGGCAGAAATTTGAAAAGGCTATGGATGATGACTTAAATACTGCCTTAGCAATTGGAGCATTACATGAATTGGCTAAAGAAATAAATATTGTGATTAATGATGCTGATTTTGAATTAACCCAGACTACAGCGGCAGTATTACAAAAAGCTTATGATACATTTGAAGAATTAAGTCAGCAAGTATTAGGAATAAATTTGGAAAGAGAAGATAATATCAGTGATGATAACTTAACGGCTGATTTAATTGAGCTTTTATTAGAGGTTAGAAGTAAAGCTAGAAAAGATAAGAATTGGGAATTAGCCGATCAAATCCGAGATGAATTAGCTAAATTAGGAATTGTTCTTGAGGATACACCTCAAGGGACAGATTGGAAATTAGAGTAG
- a CDS encoding Mini-ribonuclease 3, which produces MFYDLLDLPEKPHLLSAETMAYIGDSLYEIFIRSYLIEKGIRKGNNLHQQAIKYVNAEAQAELLQRLNKHLTEEEKVIVRRGRNSNSSSVPKNADVADYRYSTAFEALLGYLYLVKKEDRLEELLTEIKRIIDEI; this is translated from the coding sequence ATGTTTTATGATTTATTGGATTTACCCGAAAAACCACATTTGCTTTCAGCAGAGACTATGGCCTATATAGGTGATAGCCTCTATGAAATCTTTATTCGTTCCTACTTGATAGAAAAGGGGATACGCAAAGGGAATAATCTTCATCAACAAGCTATCAAGTATGTTAATGCAGAAGCTCAGGCAGAATTATTACAGAGATTAAATAAACATCTTACTGAGGAAGAAAAAGTAATTGTACGGAGAGGCCGAAATTCAAATTCAAGTAGTGTTCCTAAAAATGCAGATGTAGCTGATTATCGATATAGTACTGCCTTTGAAGCTTTGTTAGGATATCTTTATTTAGTAAAAAAGGAAGATAGGTTAGAAGAACTATTGACAGAAATTAAGAGAATAATTGATGAAATATAA
- the thyX gene encoding FAD-dependent thymidylate synthase: MEDKLNVKLINHTPEPERTAASAARLCYSPVGADKLVEDMTDKEIEDLLSIILENGHYSTLEHITFTFAIEGISRVTSHQLVRHRIASYSQQSQRYVREKEQFEFIIPDKIQDNEELTELFIENMEQQQKLYDQLTAKLMEEDYEEKEAIEAARYVLPNATETKIVVTMNARSLLHFFEVRCCNRAQKEIRDMANEMLNQLKDIAPIIFKKAGPTCVTKGQCTEGAMSCGRINGIEKE, encoded by the coding sequence ATGGAAGATAAATTAAATGTTAAATTGATCAATCATACTCCAGAACCAGAACGAACTGCTGCTAGTGCAGCTAGGCTCTGCTATTCACCGGTAGGGGCTGATAAGTTAGTTGAAGATATGACAGATAAGGAAATAGAAGACTTATTAAGTATTATCTTAGAAAATGGACATTATTCTACTCTAGAACATATTACGTTTACTTTTGCTATTGAAGGAATCAGTCGTGTAACAAGCCATCAATTGGTTAGACATAGGATTGCTAGTTATAGTCAGCAGTCACAGCGATATGTAAGAGAGAAGGAACAGTTTGAGTTTATTATTCCTGATAAGATTCAGGATAATGAGGAATTAACTGAATTATTTATTGAAAATATGGAGCAGCAACAGAAGTTATATGACCAGTTAACTGCTAAGTTAATGGAAGAGGATTATGAAGAAAAAGAAGCTATTGAGGCGGCTCGGTATGTACTGCCAAATGCTACAGAAACTAAGATTGTCGTGACAATGAATGCCAGAAGTTTGCTTCACTTTTTTGAAGTAAGGTGTTGTAATCGGGCTCAAAAAGAGATTAGAGATATGGCAAATGAAATGTTAAATCAGCTAAAAGATATAGCACCAATTATATTTAAAAAAGCTGGACCTACTTGTGTTACTAAAGGTCAGTGTACTGAAGGAGCTATGAGTTGTGGTAGAATTAATGGAATTGAAAAGGAGTAG
- the rlmB gene encoding 23S rRNA (guanosine(2251)-2'-O)-methyltransferase RlmB — translation MKKVEGRNPVKEALEAGRRIDEILIYQNAEGINKLVKKAKSKGIKIKRVSKEKLDNLADSYSHQGVIAFGEPIRYLSLEQLIDKAYNETDAPLFIFLDEIKDPHNFGSVLRTADAVGAQGVIIPKRRSVGLTPAVAKASTGAIEYMPVAQVTNLVRAMEKLKEKKFWIAGADMEAERTCYQQDLTGPFGIVIGSEGEGMRRLVKERCDFLVKLPMKGRINSLNAAVAGSILMYESLRQRNYTD, via the coding sequence ATGAAGAAAGTAGAAGGTCGTAATCCTGTTAAAGAAGCATTAGAAGCTGGAAGAAGAATAGATGAAATATTAATTTATCAGAATGCTGAAGGTATCAACAAATTAGTAAAGAAAGCGAAATCAAAGGGAATTAAAATTAAACGAGTCTCTAAAGAAAAACTTGATAATTTAGCTGATTCTTATTCTCACCAAGGGGTAATTGCTTTTGGCGAACCTATTAGGTATCTATCATTAGAGCAGTTGATTGATAAGGCATATAATGAGACTGATGCTCCATTATTTATTTTTTTAGATGAAATTAAAGATCCGCATAATTTTGGTTCTGTTTTAAGAACAGCTGATGCTGTTGGGGCTCAGGGAGTAATTATTCCTAAGCGAAGAAGTGTTGGGTTAACACCAGCTGTTGCTAAAGCTTCTACAGGAGCTATTGAGTATATGCCAGTAGCTCAGGTAACTAATTTAGTAAGGGCAATGGAAAAATTAAAAGAGAAAAAATTCTGGATTGCAGGTGCTGATATGGAAGCAGAAAGGACTTGTTATCAACAAGATTTGACAGGCCCTTTCGGAATTGTTATTGGCAGTGAAGGTGAAGGGATGCGTCGATTAGTTAAGGAAAGATGTGACTTCTTAGTTAAGCTACCAATGAAAGGTAGAATAAATTCTTTAAATGCAGCAGTAGCAGGGTCTATTTTAATGTATGAATCACTACGACAAAGAAATTATACAGATTAG
- a CDS encoding VanW family protein, with product MKNNLLVVLVTLVLLFSIGFGIFIGAYLFFEQHKGIIFSGVMIEGYNFGGLTKKQARKRLDKLAEPLLKTPLVLEGDNDKWLLRPEDIEIRLKSEEVLNKAFGVGRRGNLLERAISVWHSSKYGRNLEVEVDYNEKKVTEILRQISNTINIKPSNAYLDLETGVVINAQIGKRLNIKESRDRIISRFNNLEDIPVKLVIEEKEPEVDDQKLKELNLTNQLSSYETSFSTKKENRVHNIELAAQKVNATFLKSGEVFSFNQVVGNRNLVTGFKRAVEIVNQEFVTGVGGGVCQVSSTLYNSVLLGDFKVIERHNHSRPVGYVSLGRGATVYNNYLDFRFENSSSYPIMILATVIGNRLKVAIMGQGRNYKVKISTSELEILNYDRVKKKAELEKRKLVKKGKNGYRVKIIKKVFAGNKLIRKELISQDVYQPIDEVIKVPTK from the coding sequence ATGAAGAATAATTTATTAGTAGTATTGGTTACTCTAGTATTATTATTTTCTATAGGTTTTGGAATATTTATTGGGGCTTATCTTTTTTTTGAGCAACATAAAGGCATAATATTTTCAGGGGTTATGATTGAAGGATATAATTTTGGTGGTCTAACTAAAAAGCAGGCTAGAAAAAGGTTAGATAAATTAGCTGAGCCTCTTTTAAAGACTCCACTTGTTTTAGAGGGAGATAATGATAAATGGTTACTTAGACCGGAAGATATAGAAATCAGGTTAAAGAGTGAAGAAGTATTAAATAAAGCTTTTGGAGTTGGAAGAAGAGGAAATTTATTGGAGAGAGCTATATCTGTTTGGCATAGTTCAAAATACGGCAGGAATTTAGAAGTTGAAGTGGATTATAATGAAAAGAAAGTAACCGAGATCTTAAGACAGATTAGTAATACAATTAATATTAAGCCTAGTAATGCATATTTGGATTTAGAAACTGGAGTTGTTATTAATGCACAGATTGGAAAGAGATTAAATATAAAAGAGTCAAGAGATAGAATTATTAGTCGGTTTAATAATCTTGAAGATATTCCAGTTAAATTGGTAATAGAAGAGAAAGAACCAGAAGTAGATGATCAGAAGTTAAAGGAATTAAATTTAACTAATCAATTAAGTAGTTATGAGACTAGCTTTAGTACTAAAAAGGAGAATCGAGTTCATAATATTGAGCTGGCAGCTCAAAAGGTCAATGCTACCTTTTTAAAGTCTGGGGAAGTTTTTTCATTTAATCAAGTTGTAGGAAATAGGAATTTAGTAACTGGTTTTAAACGGGCAGTGGAGATAGTAAATCAAGAATTTGTAACAGGGGTTGGCGGTGGTGTCTGTCAAGTTTCATCGACTCTTTATAATTCAGTTTTATTAGGGGATTTCAAAGTAATAGAAAGACATAATCACTCACGTCCAGTTGGTTATGTTTCTTTAGGACGCGGAGCTACTGTTTATAATAATTATCTAGATTTTAGGTTTGAAAATAGTAGTTCTTATCCAATTATGATTTTAGCAACGGTAATAGGAAATAGATTAAAGGTTGCTATTATGGGGCAGGGTAGAAATTATAAAGTGAAAATATCTACTTCTGAATTGGAAATATTAAACTATGATCGAGTAAAGAAGAAAGCTGAGCTAGAAAAAAGAAAGCTAGTTAAGAAAGGCAAGAATGGGTATCGAGTTAAAATAATAAAAAAAGTATTTGCTGGTAATAAATTAATTAGAAAAGAATTGATTTCTCAAGATGTTTATCAGCCAATTGATGAAGTTATTAAAGTTCCCACCAAATAA
- the sigH gene encoding RNA polymerase sporulation sigma factor SigH: MGIELTKEKYEEYNEYDELTDDELVQLAQSSNQLAMEYLLKKYKSFVRNRARSYFLIGADRDDLIQEGMIGLYKAICDYEVEKLASFRSFAELCITRQLITAIKKATRQKHQPLNSYVSFSQPIYDQDSTRTLLDVLEGSELNNPEEQFISYEAYELLEENIKEMLSELELNVLLEYLEGKTYEEIATALDRHVKSVDNALQRIKKKVENFLEENDI; this comes from the coding sequence TTGGGAATAGAATTAACCAAGGAAAAATATGAAGAATATAATGAATATGATGAACTTACAGATGATGAATTAGTTCAATTAGCTCAAAGTAGTAATCAATTGGCTATGGAATATCTGCTTAAAAAATACAAAAGCTTTGTTCGTAATCGAGCTAGATCTTATTTTTTGATTGGGGCTGATAGAGATGACTTAATTCAGGAAGGGATGATCGGTTTATATAAAGCTATCTGTGATTATGAAGTAGAGAAGTTGGCTTCTTTTCGATCTTTTGCTGAATTATGTATTACTCGACAATTAATTACTGCTATTAAGAAGGCCACTAGGCAGAAGCATCAGCCTTTAAATTCATATGTTTCTTTTAGCCAACCAATTTATGATCAAGATTCTACTCGTACTCTACTAGATGTTTTAGAGGGAAGTGAATTAAATAATCCTGAAGAACAGTTTATTAGTTATGAAGCATATGAGTTATTGGAAGAGAATATTAAAGAGATGTTAAGTGAGTTAGAATTAAATGTTTTATTAGAATATTTAGAAGGAAAGACTTACGAAGAGATAGCTACAGCTTTAGATAGACATGTTAAGTCGGTAGATAATGCATTACAGAGAATCAAGAAAAAAGTAGAAAATTTTTTAGAAGAAAATGATATTTAG